TTTTACTGGACAAAAAATTCAATGTGATAGGCTTTGATATAAACCCAGAAAGAATAAAAGAACTAAAAAACTACTACGATAGAACGAGGGAGGTAACTTCAGAAAATCTAAAAAATTGTGGCATAGAATTCACGAACAATCCAGAAAAAATATCACAGGCAAAAGTCATAATAGTAACAGTCCCAACACCGATAGATAAACACAACATTCCTGATTTAAAACCAATAAAATCAGCAACAAAAACTGTTGGAAGATATATGCAAAGAGGCTCTGTGGTGGTTTACGAATCCACAGTTTACCCAGGATTAACAGAAGAAGAATGTGTCCCTATATTAGAGCAGGAAAGCGGTCTAAAATGGAAAAAGGACTTTAATGTTGGTTACTCACCAGAAAGGGTAAATCCGGGGGACAAAAAACATACAATAGACAAAATCATAAAGGTTGTTGCAGGAGACACCCCTGAAATAACAGAGTTTCTATCACAGCTTTACGGAAGCGTTATAACGGCTGGTATTCATAAAGCTCCTGACATAAAAACAGCAGAAGCTGCAAAAGTAATAGAGAACACACAGAGAGATCTGAATATAGCCCTTATGAATGAGCTGTCTGTAATATTTAACAAAATGGGGATAGACACAAAAGCTGTTTTAGAGGCAGCCTCAACAAAATGGAATTTCTTGAGATTTGAACCTGGGCTTGTGGGTGGGCATTGCATTAGTGTTGATCCTTATTATCTGACCTTTAAAGCCCAGGCTATAGGACACCATCCTGAGGTTATTCTTGCAGGAAGAAGAATAAATGACTACATGGGTAAGTTTGTAGCAGAAAACACTGTCAAAAAACTGATAAAAGCAGGGAAGGCTGTAAAGGGAAGCAAGGTTTTGATATTAGGTCTAACCTTCAAAGAAAACATAGCAGACATAAGAAACACTAAAGTTATAGATGTTTATAGAGAGCTAAAAGAATACGGAATAGATGTTTTTGTTTATGATCCATTTGCATATCCTGAAGAAGCGAAAGAGGAATACGGAATTGATTTGTTAGGAAACATAGAAGAAAAATCTCCCTATGATGCGATCATAGTAGCTGTAAAACACAGACCATTTATTGAAGAATTAGACTTTCAGAAATACAAAGAGCTGATGAAGAAAGATGGAAAACCTGTTTTGATAGATATCAAAGGTTTATATAACAAAGAAAAAGCAATCAGAGAAGGATTCTTATACTGGAGATTATAATGGCTAACTATATCAAAAGTAAGGTTACACCTAAAGAACTTAATAATAAATGAATTCAAAACAATTCCAGACCTGATATTACAAAATAGATATTCAGAGAAATGGATAGATTTAAAGTATAGACCTTATAGGAACTGCGTATAAATTCTTACCAAAAGGTAAAACTTTATCTCCATTATAAAAAACAACACCATATTTAATTAAATTTTTTATTTCTCTTATATTTTTAAAATCTTTATCTGATATAGTTTCTTTAGCTTTGACTTCTACTGCTATAAACTCATTTTTGTATTTAATCAAAAAATCAATCTCTTTTTTATCTAAAGTTCTGTAAAAATAAATTTCAGCAGGAAACCAGCTGTATTTAGCATGTTTAAGAAATTCATTAAATACAAAGGTTTCAAAAATA
This sequence is a window from Persephonella sp.. Protein-coding genes within it:
- a CDS encoding nucleotide sugar dehydrogenase — its product is MNIKDFEKGNKEKIAVIGLGYVGLPLAVLLDKKFNVIGFDINPERIKELKNYYDRTREVTSENLKNCGIEFTNNPEKISQAKVIIVTVPTPIDKHNIPDLKPIKSATKTVGRYMQRGSVVVYESTVYPGLTEEECVPILEQESGLKWKKDFNVGYSPERVNPGDKKHTIDKIIKVVAGDTPEITEFLSQLYGSVITAGIHKAPDIKTAEAAKVIENTQRDLNIALMNELSVIFNKMGIDTKAVLEAASTKWNFLRFEPGLVGGHCISVDPYYLTFKAQAIGHHPEVILAGRRINDYMGKFVAENTVKKLIKAGKAVKGSKVLILGLTFKENIADIRNTKVIDVYRELKEYGIDVFVYDPFAYPEEAKEEYGIDLLGNIEEKSPYDAIIVAVKHRPFIEELDFQKYKELMKKDGKPVLIDIKGLYNKEKAIREGFLYWRL